CCACCACCGGTCTACTACCGCACCCGGTACAGAAGGGAGTCACCCCTGACCGGTACTAGGGGCGGTGGTAGGACCGGAACTATCggccagcggtacaaccgctcaaTGAAGCGGTACAACCGCCAAGAGCAGGACTGCACAGAACAGATGATGGGAAACCTCTCTCTCCTGAACGGAGGGTATATCGTGGGTGCAGAGAATGTGTACGTGAATGATTCACCCAATACCTTCCGATGgattccctcttaatagtatggaTGCCCTACGACCAAAGGAAATAAAACGTCGGAAACTCCATCTTCGATCTTTTCTGCATAGAGGGAAAACCTAACCGTCTTGCCCCACACCATGAGTACCTGAGAAAACTATGGCGCACGATTAGTCCACGTGTGTTGTCATCATCACCAAAACCCTAAGGCAAAGGATGCCCTTACAATGTGCATGTCGTAGAGTGCAATGTGCTTCGTGCGTGAAACGATTCCTACACTTGCTGCCAGAAGGCCCCTCCTCTGCTCGTGCCTATGAAATCCGCTAATATGGCCAATCGCACATCGCACAACAGCTCATCCTCCATGGTCGAGTACCCCGCCATCCTTCGTACTCTGAAAAACTACATGACGTCCGAAATTAAGCTAAATGGCATTTGACCGAACACCTGCCGGGCGTGGTGTCCGCCATGGAGGGCGTCGACGAGGGGGGGGAGTGTACCTGGTTACATACGGCTCCATGGTGGACATCGCCATCATAAAAGGCGAGTGGGCGCGTCAATGCTGGCGGCGGACGTCTGGCAATGCCTCTGTGGCGGCCGGAGAGGTACAACGACGGTGACGGAGGTGGAGGGTGCTGATGCAAAGtaagagggggaggggcgggtgGGAGGAAATGGGACCGGGAAGGGGATTTAGTGGGCCTTGGGTGTCGGAGTCCTACAGGGCTACTGTCCGGACTTCCACCCCTCCCCCGATCTTCACTTTACGGGAGAAAATGCGTACGGACCGCCGAGCAAAACGATACAGGCCTGCCTTGGATGACACAACACGTTTGGATCGCGCTATTCGGACGATTGCGGGCGGTTTGACGGTCCGCATTAGAGATGACCTTAGCCCTAACAGAAAAGGGGAAGCTTCATGTACTGTTCTAAGCCTctttgacatgattttgaaaatcTTTCTCAAGAAGCCGCAAATTTTCAAACTTAAACGAGTGCTTGGGCCTACGAAATTGGCCATCGGTAGAGATGAGTATGGACACATGATCACTCAAAACAGTGGGCAGATTAATCACTTTGGTATTGGGGTAAAAACAGCACACCACCAATCCGGATTTCCTAGCCTCTCTCACCTTGTGATTTGTGAATGGCGATAAGAAATCCGTGGCATGCACCAACCAGTAACCGCAGGGATCTGGCAGCGCGCGCGAGACGAGACAAGcactgagctgtcgagctccccACCCTCAGCGCCTAGCGCATTTGTCTTGCTCCACCGCCACCGGGCCAGCGAGCGACAGTGCCACCGGCCGCCACTCTGGAGCGTCAGGGGTGACTGGCAGGCGAGCTAGCCTCTAGCGATTAGACAGGCAAGCCAAGCTTTCCCTGACTGCTACAGCGCACTGCGCTCCCGCTCTGGCCCTCCCGACTTGGCCTTCTCTAGCAATGGGGTAGCATGGACGGACGTATATGCACCGATGGCACAGTGCACCCAAATCCTTCCTCGTGTCCGTGGTGCAGCCTCTgcctctccttcctccttccATCCTTTCCTTCCTAGGAGTGCTATATATGGCGTGTGTCGCCGTGCCTTCCTCATCCTCACACCTCACTCTCAGTTTTCTTGAATTGTGGAGCTGTTTCGTCGGCATTGTATTGCCGGGGTGCAGCTTAGCCGTGTATGGATGAATCGACGGTGCAGTCCAGCCTGATGCAAAAGGTTAGTTAGTGCATGTATGGCTGGCTGGTGCCGCTTGCCTGGCTCCCTGAATGCCATCCGAGAAGCGCGCCACTGTGTGAGGCGTCCCTCCTGGTTGGCATTGAGGGAGTCATGCAGGCCTCggctcctccttccttccttccttccttcctttaCTATGCCTTTCTTCAGGTCTTGCTGCCACTTTGTTAACTGTCTGCGACGGCTTATCCTTATCCGTGTGTTTTTCATAAATCAATACAAGTCGTTCTACCATGCATTGTGGGATGCCCATTTGTATTCATTCATTTACTAGGAAGTATACCAAAATGCACGGCGTTTTCGGGTTTTGCGTAGGGCATAAAAGGTCACATAGGTTGACAGCCAAATGCATTCGGTACCAGCCAAGTAACACTAGCATTAGGTTTGAACGATGAACTACATCAATACTAAGGCCATGTATATATTTACACTTTCCTTCGTAGCAAGATCGACGTTCTTTTCCCGATATCCTAAGTGCGCACAAAGTATATATAGCTTGCTTCTCGCTCAAGAGCTTCAGTAGAGCCTAATCCTTGTGGAGATCGCCCTCTGGCAAAGGGGGCAAACCTTCAGATCTTTCCCGCAGTCGGCGCATGTCTGCATTATTCCGACACATCATCGCTTTATCAGTTCAAAAACTTGGTGATTTAACATCAGAACCCAAAAAACATTTTAAGATGCATTTTCAGGACGTTTGAATACCTGGTGCCCACATCCAAAAGCCAGGTTCTTTGCTTCAGACCAGCAGATTGGACAAGTCTGCACAACACAAGTTCAGCATTGGACACAAGTGTCAAGCACAGCCACATCACTGAGCATACAAAAATCGCTGCTTACAAGACACTGAAACGTACCTGCTGATCACCCACATCACTGTCCTGTCGAGGTGCTGATGCATTCTTCTGTGGCGACACATAGCCGGTGCCAGTCGATTGAGTCTGCTTGACTGCTGAGTATCCAGAGGGTTGTTGATATACCCTCACAGGTGGAGGTAACACTGATCGGTGCGGAAATCCTCTTCGTTTGCTACCCAAGAAAAATACAAAGAAGTTGGGATTACTGCTGCAGAAGACCAGGGCTGTGGATTTTCAGCAACTATTTGAGTTTGGTTAGATAGTAAAATACCCAAGAAGCTGGAGGTTCATTGTTGCCTTGAACTGGGCTGGGATCTCCATAAGTGCTGAAAGAGCAAATTCTGCCTCCTTTTTGCTAGTAGGAATAGGCCTTGACATGATCTCTGTGAAGTTCACAAACTGCAGTGAACCAACATTATTATTTCTCATGATTAGTCCAGTCCAAATATAGAGGGTCGATCAACAAATATTAACAAAAGGATTTACCTGAAAATTATCAAATGCACGAGAAGGAATGTTGTTATCAAATTGCCTCATCATATCCCAGGGCCCATCACCAACTCCAACAAGCACAATTGACAAAGGGTAGTCACTGGACAAAGAAATCGCAATTGTGTTGAAATGTAAGAGTTCAGTAAGACAATTTGTAAGTAAATACAATTTAAAAATTATCTTAATTGTGGAAACATCAGGCCTATTATTACCTTGCTTTCACAATGGCATCTATAGTTTCTCTTTCCTGTGGGCTCAACTGGCCATTACCAGTGTCAACACTGCGTGTAACCTGTGCACATTTTCAAGGAAAGCATAACAAGAATAATAAATTATAAACTCATTAACTCAGGTAATATTTTACAAAAGAATCAGCACAGTACTAGGCTACTAGCAGAGTTACAGTACTGGTACGAGATTAAACCTGTCCATCTGCTATTATGAGCAGAACATGGTACTGGCCACCACTACTATCAACAATACCAATAGCAGTCTCAATCATAGGTGCAAATGAAGTGGGACCTGTTGGTAACAATAAATATAAGAGAAATTATTATTGGCATGCTTTATTGAAGAAGGCTACAAAATATTGATACACTAACCAGCCAAACGAAGCTGTGGAACAATTTCTCTGTATCGCCCAAGTGCTTGTTCAAAGCCATCACACGGTTCGTTCTCAGGATAGAAGCTAAATACCTTTTGATCATGAGTAGTAGCTGTAGTTTGAAAACAGGATTGTCATGTATTCATTTTTTTACAAGAAAAAAGAGCCTCGAGGCATGCTATGTACTGACCATCAACGAATCCAAAGCATGGTATCAGATTGTCCTCATCAAATCGTGCGAGGGTTCTCCCGATAATGGATATAGCCTGCTCATAAGGGTTTGGAGTATTCCCTATTGCATGCAAGCTCCGGTTGTTGAAGGACAATTTACCTAATTATAGCAATCATAACTCACCAGTTATTTTTTAGAAGAAAGTACAAAAAGGAAAATAAGGAGTGAAATTATCGCGATGTGATGTTTTCATCATTGAACAAACCTGTCCATTCGTTGCTCTTGGTGAAATCAATCCCAACGATTAGATTTGAGGACTCCAGTCCATTATGTGAAAGAGCATCAGTCACCTAGATTAAGAAGGGAAATAAGTTGCTGCCATACTTTCTGACAGACTAAATTGAACTAGCGTGGTATGTGAAAGATGTGCTATGTCACATGTACTGCTAGACTACAGTCAGTGGTTAGCAACTAAGAACATCAAGAGTTCCACAGTTTACTTCAAGAATCAGTGCACGATGCAAAATACTGTATCGCATTGGGGAATTTTATGGTATCCAAAAAAACAGAGAAGAACAGAACAACCTACAGAGGATGAATATTAGTCTGTTAATTCGTAAGACATTAGCACACCATCAGATGCACTTCTCTCCAAGACGGCTAGAAGGGATCACAGCACACAATTCACGCACCGCGGAACAATTTCCAGCCGATCGAAACGGCCCACGAGGCCCGCGTGTACCACCGTACTAGGAAACAATGAACCTCGGAGCAAGCATTAACAGGAAGAAATCTGGCTGACCTGCTCCAGGGTGTGGTAATCGTCGCCGAACTTGGCGAAGGGGTCTTTCCCTCCCGGCGCGGCGTTCTTGCTGTGGTGTGGCGTTGCAGGCAAGCAGAGCCAGCCCCCAAATCGAGCGGCGGGCGGAGACGAAACGGGCAACCGGAACGAGATAGGCACGGAGAGAGCTTGGAGGAGTCCGTTCGTTCTACTCTACTTCGGGAATCCGTGGGCTCGATCTGGGCCGCAGTAAGTTGCGGGGACGGGCCCTCGCGCCCTCAAGTTCACTGGGACGGACCCAGCTGCCAGGGACCCTTGTCTAAAAAAAAAGCTGCCAGGGACCCATGTGCTCAAAAAGGTAGGATGGTCTGATGATGCGTCACGGAACAGACGATGATGCTCGAACGGAAATGCGGCCGAAATTTTTATTAATAGTAAgtaaaatgcccgtgcgttgccacgggcaaTAATACATGTACAAATTTTAGACGTGTCCATAATTGAATGACAAAGTTTAGTTGAGGATTATCTAACTCAATGTTGAGATGAAGTAGCGTACATCTGTACTGAGTTGAATTTAAGAAGAGCACACACATTTCTTTTCATTTAGCATATAACTATCCACTTCACATGAAATATTTGAAGTAAGCTTGCAAAAAATAGCATTGTTCATATTTAGATTAAAAGAATAAAAACTGTAATAACGTATTGATATAGAGTAAACAAAGCTATTTCACAATGTTGTAATAAAATTACACATATGCTTCTCCGATTAAAAAAAGTTTATCCCAATTCTTTTCACCAAATCACGCACGACTTGTGGAATATTTTCTATGCATTCATTGTCCTTGTACGACAGCAAGTGTACCAACACCTGATTCTGTAGGTCATAATCGTCCTGCACGTGCATTATGCTGTCATGCAAGGCTCACATCTAAAAGGACACATGAATGATGAATGTAGAGTACTCACCAGGACAACTGGTAATccatgttcatgatcatgccacGCGCGCATAAACTTTAAAACTAAAAACCCAGACAGATTGCTGGATAGGAGTAAATGTTTTTAGCAATATGATAGATGAAAATGGGGTAGTGCGAGCAGCCTAGCTTTATTATTTCCTTCCCTTCCGCTGAATTTGGGATTTTCTTGCTGCATGTGACGCGCCGCCTTAACTGCCCTGCAATCTCGGCGATTATCTTCCCTACATAGGGCAATCTCCGCGATTATCTTCCCTACATAAACGTGATTGCTTCCCTCTGATTTATTTACCGATTGGCTAGCGCCATTATCGCATGCAAAAATATCGGGAGCAAGAAAATGGCCAGAGATGTCGCTCCGTTTTATTGTATCGTATACTTTTACTCTGAGTGGAAACATCCCATCCAGCGACAAATTTGGCGGGTCTACGGCGGATAAGACGGAATCACCAAGCAGTCCACTTTTTGAGTCTTTTGATATTCGTTTTGCTAGAAGGACAGCAAATGTTGATACTCATGACTGTGCGTGAGTGGCGCAGAAGCACGTTGGCTGGACCATAGCCCTCATTATCTTCAAGAGGAACCATATTTTCCTTGTTGCAAGAAGTGTCTTCTTGTTCTAACCATGGTACGTGAGGTATAGTTGCTTAGAAACATGGAACAACGAAATTGCTATATTTGCAAGTAATAATATGCCTACCATTAAGCACCTTTAACAACTTACGTATCTTGACTTGATTCTGTCTCTTGGGAATGAACCAATAGTCGAGCTTTCTTTTGTTGATAGGCTTCACGACGCTTTTTAAGTAGCTCATCTTTTTTATCTGCATCCATCTGCGCATATCGTTCCCTAGCACGTTGCCGCTTGCGCTCTTTCACATCTATAGGTTCCCCTCCATTATTAATATCGATGACACCTAAAAAATAGAATAATAATTTAGTTATTTCTTGTGCATCAGATTGTACAAATTCACAGCATTAAATCATTAAATATTACTTTGGTTCGTAGAGTTCGACATGTCTTTGAAGGGAGTACGATCACTCGATCGCGTCGGAGACTTCATCTGCAAGGAAGATAGTATCAAAAAAAAAGTTTCTGTTACGTGGCCACCGTGGTAAGATTGTAGAGTGCACACTTATTCTACCTCATTCCAATTCATATTCGACTTATGCACTCATGTTTATTATACCACGAATTAAAATCACTAATGATGATGATTTAAAAATTATTCATGCAAGTATGCTAGTTGTCCAATGTCTACAGTGAAATTCAGTTGACATTACCTCAAGAGCATAAATGATCGTGTTGTTGATGCAAATTAAAATGATATATATTTTATATCCATAAAATTAATAGCACGTGGTACCACAAGTATCTTGCATTCTCTTGAGTCACAACATTTCATCAGACTATTTTTTTAGGACCGTTTACCATACATTAGATATTGTCCACATGAGAAAATATAAGAAATGAAGGCATCGTTGTACAAGAGAAAAACACAGCGTAGTATAACATTTGGCCCACCCACGAGAACTAATCTGGTCAACGGCCTATTACATCAAGTGCCACCATCCATCCATTCTAAATTGGCCCAACTTGGGCCTGCCAGCACCGCTGTGCCACTATGCGCACCGTCCGATCCCCTAGACGGCACAGATCAACAACACGATCGCAAAATCAGCACCGGTGGAAACCCTACCCAAAATATCCTCCAATTTTCGCCGTCATTCACGGAAAGGAAGGAGATAGCGGCTGCGTCGGCGCCGAATTCCTTGCCGGCGTAACCGCGCCGGCAATTCGCGATGCTCAACGGCGATGTCGCGTCCGGCGTCGATCTATCCCGCTGTGCTCGTTGAGGATGTGGTGCCGCCGTCCTTGAAGGCGGACGTCCTGGCCATGGTGATGGGGGCTGCGTGGGCCGTCGCCATTGATGGCAGGCTGCGCGCGCTACGGTGACGGCGGGCCGGGAGACGACGTTCGCGCGGAAGACGGAGGCTGAGCGGTTTCTGTGTGCTGGAGTTTGCTCCGGCGGCGTGGAGAGGAGCTGCAGCCGGCGCATCGCAAAGGGATGGAGGCCCCCTTCTCCCAGCCAGTCACCGATTATATGTGGGTACGTGTATTTCTGCAACCTCATCTGAAACATACTATTCTATTATGCTCGAAGCCCAAATAGTAAACAGGATGCGCTTTGCATAGAGTCGATGCTCACAAACATGGGGCTAATTATACATGGTAAACATGAATAAACTATAGGTCTTACCGAACCAAATTAGATAGGAGTCTGCGTGCGTTTATCTTAGCGGCGTGGCACCCGGGTTGATAGTCGAGCTGATTGAATTGGAGGCGGGGACAGATCAGCAGGAAACCAATGCCACGAAGAGTGCGTGAGGTTCGTATGCCAAGCAGACTTATATGCAACCATGGATAGGAAAGTGATCCCGTATTAATTAATTAGAGTTAATGCGCATTATTACACAAGGAATTAGTGGGGAAACAAAAAAAATGGAAAGAACATAGATATAGCAGTTGATCCCGGACAGAATCTCATCTGTCATTGATTTCTTCATCTAGCTGGATTTATAATGATGACAACACGTACTATAAAAATAGATCCTTGTGAAGCTGTTTTAGAGGCGATGAACACTAAGTGGCTGTGCGAACATAATAACATTTGAACATCATTATAGAGCATCGAAGTGAATTTTGCATCAGACTTGAACCCTCCTCATTCATTGAACGTGAACATGGCTCGTTCGTTGAACAATCAAGCTGGCCCGGTTGAGCATCTCCTAGTGCCGCACGGCAGGCTGCCAGCTCGTAGGACTGCTGGTTGTCTGGTTGGAAGACAAGCTGGCTCATGTATGTCGTTTTCAAGAACCGTACAAAATAGGTTTAATAAAACAACATACAATCCATATTTTTATATAAGATGGTCATGTTAAACATTCTTCGATTACACAAGCACTCACGTTGTGCTCTGTTGACCTCAAGCAGTGTGGCACCTAAAGTCCAGAGCCCCTTCTTTGCTAGTCCCCACCGCATCAAGTGGCGTGACACATGCTGGTCCCAGACACGTAGGTAGATAAACTCCCTCCTGGTTGAGCAATAAAATGTTAGCCCACTGCCATGCATCACATGTCGGTATGGTGTGGTACGGTCGTCTGACCTGTGTAACATTATTTTGCTGACATGCATCACTATGCCAATGACATCTGGGAAAAATGATGTGAATTTGTTAAGAAAGTCTGGCTCAACTACATGTCAGCAAAATTCATTGTGAGATGATACAATGCACCTGCAAGCATCCTGTTTCTGAGGCTGTAGGCATCTATAAAATCAATGAATCGTGGCGGCAACGAAGGGATGTTAATGCTGGCCCTGGCAAGAAGTACTTCAGTGCGCGAGTGGAGGACGATGTAAAAGTCACATGGCACCGGCAATGCAACTGGCAGATGCATAGCTGTTGGTTCAAAACCAACTTTTTTGAATAAGTGTACTGAGCCGGCACGTAGGTTTTCACTGAAGCGGTATGCGATCGGTTGAAATGGATCAAATGCAATTGCATCCATTTTGACCCGCTGGAAATCTATTGCATACATTAGCAGCATGTTGAATATATTATCAGCAGATCACTTGATAGCATATCTTCTTTGAATACTTACAGTTTGGTCGATGAGGATGGCGTGAAAGATGGCTGCTCCACTCCGGGTATGTTTGATGCGAGCATACAAAACCTTTGCCATTGCGTCCCAACCTCTACTGTATATATGTAGGTTTTCTATTTCGCTGAACCTTACATGTCTGCAATTGGTTGACAAAGAGCACAATTCTGTATATTTCCTAATGCAAATAACTAAAAGCAGGAATGGATAAAATGTTGCCTAGCGATCGGCGGTGGAGGGCCAACGGGAGCGGGAACGAAGTTCACAGGCGGTGGTGCCATGACCCTCTTCGAGCCAGGACGGCCCATCCTGGGTCCCATCGGCATGAGTGCTAAGACCCGATTTCTCTTCTAACACGACTCATGGTTCAGAACGCAAGGACGTATATTGACTGATCTGACTATTTTCATTTTCATTGGCGCCAAGTAAACCATGGTGATAGGAAAAAGGAAGTGATTGAAAGAAGGAGATTGATCAACGTTTGATTGAAAGAAGGAAGGAGATTTATCACCGTCATGAATGAATTGATTGCCATGCATGAATTGATTG
This sequence is a window from Aegilops tauschii subsp. strangulata cultivar AL8/78 chromosome 7, Aet v6.0, whole genome shotgun sequence. Protein-coding genes within it:
- the LOC109735242 gene encoding E3 ubiquitin-protein ligase RGLG5 gives rise to the protein MIETAIGIVDSSGGQYHVLLIIADGQVTRSVDTGNGQLSPQERETIDAIVKASDYPLSIVLVGVGDGPWDMMRQFDNNIPSRAFDNFQFVNFTEIMSRPIPTSKKEAEFALSALMEIPAQFKATMNLQLLGKRRGFPHRSVLPPPVRVYQQPSGYSAVKQTQSTGTGYVSPQKNASAPRQDSDVGDQQTCPICWSEAKNLAFGCGHQTCADCGKDLKVCPLCQRAISTRIRLY